The following nucleotide sequence is from Streptomyces sp. NBC_00239.
CGCAGATGCCGATGGTGCTCTCCCTGATGATCTGCACCGTCACCTTCCCGGTGGTCGCGCAGGCGATGGCCGGCGGCGAGCGCGAGAAGGCCCGCCGCCGCGTCGAGCAGGACCTCGCGCTGGCCTCCCTCGCCGTCCTCATCGGCACCGCCATGGTCATCGGCTACGCCCCCCAGATCATCCAAGTCCTCTTCGAGCGCGGCGCGTTCACCCACGCCGACACCCTCGCCACCGCCGGCGTGATGCGGGTCTACGCCATCGGACTCCTCGGCCACTGCCTGGTCGGAGCGCTCAGCCGGCCCTTCTTCTCCACCACGAAGCCCACCTGGTTCCCGATGGGCGCCATGGCCGCGGGACTCGTGGTGAACATCGTGGCGGGGGCCTTCGCCGTGGGCTGGTGGGGCACCTACGGGATCGCCGCCGCCAACGCCGCCGGCATCAGCGTCACCGCCGCCCTGCTCCTGCACGGCCTCGGCACCCGCGTCATCGCCATCCAGGTCCGACGCGTCGCCATCAGCCTCTGCCGGCTCTCCGCCGCCGCCGCAGCGGCCTGCGGCACCGGTTGGATCGCCGGACCGATGATCCCGAACCCGCTGCTCAGCGCCGCCCTCGGCTGCCTGCTGGTGCCCGCCATGTTCGGGGCCGCCGGCATGGCCATACAGGCACTCGAAATCACCTCCCTGCCCGCCCACATCACCCAGAGGTTCCGTCATGTCCGCTGACACGGCGACCCCCAGCGCCCCGCCCGCGCACCCCGCCCGAGCCCCCCGGACCCCGTGGGTGCTCATGTACCACTCGGTCGCCGAGTTCACCGACCCCGCCGAGGATCCGTACGGCATCACCGTCACGCCCCGGACCCTGGATGCCCAGCTGGTGTGGCTGCGCTCGCGCGGGCTGCGCGGGGTCTCCGTACGCGAACTGCGGGCGGCCCGCGCCGCCGGCCGCGGCGCCGGGCTCGTCGGCCTCACCTTCGACGACGGCTACACCGACTTCCTCGGGCAGGCACTGCCGCTGTTGCGCCGCCACGAGGCCACCGCCACCCTCTTCGTGCTGCCCGGCCGGCTCGGCGAAGACAACGTCTGGGACCCGCTGGGCCCCCGCAAGCCGCTCCTCACCGCCGCCGGCATCCGCGAGGTCGCCGCCGCCGGCCACGAGATCGGCTCCCACGGCCTGCTCCACCAGGACCTCACCGCCGCCCCCGACGACGTGCTGCGCCAGGAACTGGCCGGCAGCCGCGAGCGGCTGCGCGAGCTGACCGGCACCGCCCCCGAGGGCTTCTGCTACCCGTACGGGACCATCGACCGCCGGGTCGTCGACGCCACCCGCGCCGCCGGGTACGCGTACGCCTGCGCGATCGTCCCCGGCCGGCTCGGCGGCCCGTACGCCATGCCCCGCACCCACATCAGCGAGGCCGACGGCGGCGCCCGGCTGCGCGTCAAGCAGCTGCGCCACCGGGTGAAGTACCTCCGCGGAGCCGCCGCGTGAAAGCCCTGCACGTCATCACCGGACTCGGCATCGGCGGTGCCGAACAGCAGCTGCGGCTGCTGCTGCGACACCTGCCGATGCAGTGCGACGTGGTCACCCTCACCAACCCCGGGCCGGTCGCCGACGGACTGCGCGCCGACGGGGTCGAGGTGGCGCACCTCGACATGCGGGGCAACCGGGACCTGCGCGCCCTGCCCCGGCTGGTGTCCTTCATCCGCCGCGGCCGCTACGACCTCGTCCACACCCACCTCTACCGGGCCTGCGTGTACGGGCGGCTCGCCGCACGCCTCGCCGGTGTCGGCACCACCGTGGCCACCGAGCACTCCCTCGGCGAGGCCGAGATCGAGGGCCGGCCGCTGACCGGCGGGGTCCGCGCCCTCTACCTGGCCAGCGAGCGGCTCGGCGCGGCCACCGTCGCCGTGTCCGACACGGTCGCCGCCCGGCTGCACGGCTGGGGCGTGCCCGCCGCCCGGGTGCACGTGGTCCCCAACGGCATCGAGGCCGTCCGCTTCCGCTTCGACCCGGCCGCGCGCGCCGCCACCCGCGCCCGCACCGGCCTCCCCGAGGACGCGTTCGTGGTCGGCGGGGTCGGCCGGCTGGTCCCCGGCAAACGCTTCGACGTGCTCGTACGGGCCGTCGCCGCGCTGCCCGGCACGCACCTCGTCATCGCCGGCGACGGACCCGAACGGGCCGCGCTGCGCCGGCTCGCCGCCGAACTCGGCGCCGAGAGCCGCATCCACCTCCTGGGCGCCCGCGACCCGCTCGGCGACAGCGCCGACGGCCGCACCCCCGGCATCCCGGCCCTGCTCTCGGCGATGGACGTCTTCGTGTCGCCGTCCCGCGAGGAGGCCTTCGGGCTCGCCGTGGTCGAGGCCCTCGCCGCCGGGCTGCCCGTCCTGCACGTCACCTGCCCCGCCATCGACGACCTGCCCGCCGACCAGGCCCCCGGGGCCCGGCGGATCGGCGCCGGCACCGAAGAACTCGTGGCCGCGCTCCGCGCACGGCAGGAGGCAGGCGCCCGCCGCCTGCCCCCGCCGCCCGTGGTGCGCCACTACGACATCGCGCGCAGCGCCGAACGCCTGCTCGACGTCTACGCGCACGCCCTGGCACCCGCCTCCCACCCCGCCCTCTCCACGAAGAAGTGAGCCCGCACATGGCCGAGTCCGCCACCCCCAAGAACGAGTCCCCCGCCGCCGCCCGCCGGGGCCGCAGAGGCCGTCCCCGTCTCCTCCCGCCGCCCGCCTGGCTGGTGCTGCCGACCTGCGCCGCCCTCGGGCTCGGCGCCGGAGTCGCGTACGGCGTCCTGAAGGCACCCGAGTACGCGGCCACCAGCTACGTCATCGCGGTGCCCGACGACACCACCGAACCGGCCACCGCCCTCGGCTTCTCCCAGGCCTACGCGCGCATCGCCACCAGCCAGGCCACCCTGGCCTACGCCCAGCCGCGGGCCGGGATCACCGCACAGCAGCTGCGCACCCAGGTCCGCGCCGAGACCTCGCCGGAATCCCCGATGATCGCGATCACCGGCACCGCCCGGAAGGCGTCCACGGCCGCCGACATCGCCAACGCCGTCGCCGACGCCCTGACCCTGAGCAGCAACCAGCAGTCCAAGAACACCGGCGTGCAGCTGCTCCTCTTCAACCAGGCCGTCGCCCCCGCCGCCCCCGCCTCGCCGTCCGCGCCGATCAGCGGCGCCGTCGGGCTGTGCGCGGGCGGCCTGATCGGCGGCCTCGCGCTGCTGGCCCGTCCGCGCCGCCGCCCGGAGCAGACCGACGGGGCCGTGCCCGAGCCGGCCGCCTACACCTCGCTGCCCTCCCCGGCCCAGGGCGACGCCGCCGAAGCCGCCGCCGTCGCAGCGGTCAAGGAGTCGGTGCGATGACCACGTGCTCCACGGGGACCCCCAGCGGGTCCCGGGAGCTGGCGGTGACCCTGTGCCGTGACCCGCGGCAGTTCGCCGCGCTGGAGGAGTCGTGGAACGCGCTGCTGCGGCGCTGCCCCACGGCCACGCCTTTCCAGAGCCACGCCTGGCTGCACTCGTGGTGGCTCTCGTACGGCAAGGAAGGGCGGCTGCGGATCGTGCTGGTGCGGCGGGCCGGGGTGCTGGTCGGGGCCGCCGCCCTGACGCTGGTGCACCGGCCGCTGCCGCTGCTGGTGCCGCTGGGTGGCGGGATCACGGACTACTTCGACGTCCTCGTCGACCAGGCGCACGCCGCCGCCGTGGTCCCGGCGCTCGCCCAGGGACTGCACCGCGTCGCGCGCGGCGCGGTGGTGGACCTGCGGGAGGTGCGGCCGGGGGCCGCGGTGGAAGCCCTGGCCGAGGCCTGGCCGGGGACCGTGGACACGCTGGCCGACTCCTCCTGCGCGGAGTTCCCCGTCGTGCCGTTCGACGAGCTCGTCAAACGGATGCCGTCGGCGGGCGCCCAGCGCACCCGGGCCAAGGTGCGCAAGATCGACGCGCTCGGCATCGAGGAGCACCAGGTCTCGGAACACGAGGTGCCGGACACCGTGCGGACGATACTGCGGCTGCACGAGAAGCAGTGGCGGGGCCGCGGGGTGACGCCCGAGCACCTGAAACCGCGGTTCGCGGAGCACCTGACCCGGGCCACCCGGCGGATGGTGCGCTCCGGGGACGCCCGGCTGACCGAGTTCCGGCTGGCCGGGCAGGTGGTCGCGGCGACCGTGACGCTGATGTCGCCCGGCCTCAGCGGCGGCTACCTGTACGGGGCCGACCCCGAACTGCGGGCCAAGAAGGTGGACGTGGCCACGATGCTGCTGCGCCACGAGGCCCAGCACGCCCAGGCCGAGGGCCGGGGCGTGCTGAGCCTGCTGCGCGGCAACGAGCCGTACAAGAACCACTGGCGGCCGGAGACCGTGGTGAACCGGCGGTTCCTGCTGGCCCGGACCTCGCACGCGCCGCTGCTGCGGCTGCACGAATCGCAGGTCGCCGGCCGGGAGCGGGCGGTCAGCGTGCTGCGGGAGGCGATGCCCGCGGCGCGCGACTGGCGCAACCGGATCAACGAGTGGCGTGCGGACGGTGCGAGGCTCTGATGCTGCGGTGGGCCGGGCCGGCCGGGCTAGAACGGCCAGTAATCGTCGTCTGCGTCCCAGTCGAAGGAGACGCAGACCTCCTCCTGCTCGCCGATGAGCTGGGACAGCCAGTCGCCGAAGTCGAGCGGCAGGCACCACTCCTTGTCGTTGACGGGCGGGGTGGTGGGCTCCGGCGGCTCCGGGGGCTTCGGGGTGACCGGAGGCGTCGGCGTGACCGGGGGCGTCGGGGGCAGCGGCGGCCTGACGACCGGCGGGGTGGGCACGGGCGGGACCACGACCGGCGGCGTGGGCACCGGCGGGACGACGACCGGCGGCGTGGGCACCGGCGGGACGACCGGCGGGGTGGGCACCGGCGGGGTGGGCTCCGGCCGGGGCCGCTGGAAGAGCGTGTCCCGGAACACCTTCGAGGACTGCGGGTTCTGGTCGCACTGCCAGACGCCGTGCGGGCAGTAGTCGGTGATGGTGTGGTAGAGCGGCTGGTGCCGGTCGATCCACGCGAGCATCCGCCGCATGTATTCCGGATTGTCGCCGTGCCGGAACAACCCCCACTCCGGGAACGAGATCCTTTTGCCGTGCGCCTTCGCGAAGTCGACGTGCTGCTGGAGCCCGTACGGCTGGCTCACCTGCTCGTCGAAGGTGCGCCCCGGCGCCTGGTCGTACGAGTCCATCCCGATGATGTCGACCACGTCGTCGCCGGGGTAGCACTTGGTCCAGCCGATGGCGTCCGTGCCGCGGTTCGGGGCGAAGTCGAACCGGAACTTCTGGCCGGGCACCGAGCGCATCGTGGTGACGATGCGCTTCCAGTACGCCTTCCAGTTCTCCGGGTCGGGGCCGCACCGGTGGGTGTAGGTGACGCCGTTCATCTCCCAGCCCAGCACGACCACCGTGTCCGGGACCCCGAGCTCGACCAGCCGTTCGGCGAGGCGCTTGAAGTGGCGGTCGTACTCGCCGTCCGCACCCGCCCTGATCAGCTGCGCCACCCGGTAGTCGGGCACCCCGGCCTCGTTGCGCTCCTGCATCGGCACGTTCAGGACGAACAGCCGGTCGCTCTTGGCCCTGCGCCAGCGCGCCCAGTCCGTCAGGAAGTCCGACCTGCCCTCGATGTTCGACCACCTGTCGCCGGGCAGGTACGTGTGCCCGACGCGCAGTTCGCGGCCGCCCAGCCAGCTCGACAGCTCCTTCATCCGGGAGACGCCCGGCGCGCCGTAGTGGAGATAGGCCCCCAGCGCGGTGTCCGAAGACCCGGTGGCGTCGTCGTCGGGGGCCGCGAGTGCGACTCCCGTGGCGAGCAGGCCGGCCGTCACCGTGCCGATGCAGGTGCTCGCCAGTCTGCGGCGTGGATTGGACATGGCGTCTCCTGAGCTTCCCGAATCGGTGCGCTTAGCAAAGACGTTAGGCATCAGATCCGAATAATGGCCTGTCTGGTGGCCCTGAGGTAGGCCATTCGCGACTGCGCACACCCTCCGCTTCGTCCGACTAGGTGAAAGACACCGTTTTCATGCACGTGTTCGCCACGGATGTGCCCGTACTCCTGCTCAGACTCGACCGGAACCCCTTTCACCACGGAACCCTCGGCGCCGTCAGATCCCTGGGCCGCAGCGGGGTGGAGGTCCATGCCGTGGTCGAGGACGAGGGCGGGCCGCTGGCCCGGTCGAGGTACCTGCGCGCGATCCACCGCGGGCCGGCGGGCGACCCGGCGCCCGACGCGCTCCTGCACTGCCTGACCGGGATCTCCGAGCGGATCGGGCGGCCCGCCGTCCTGATCGCCATGGACGACCTGAGCGCCATCACCGTCGCCCGCATCGCCCACCGTCTGACGGGCCGGTACCTGTGCCCCGGTCAGGCCCCCGAACTGCCGCTGCTCGTGGCCGACAAGGCCGAGCTGGCCGCGCTCTGCGCGCGCTGGGACATCGGCCACCCCGAGACGGTGGTGCCCTCCAGCGGCCGGGAGGCCGCCGACGCCGCCTGGCGGCTGGGCCTGCCGGTGGTCGCGAAGTGGAGCCGCCCCTGGCTGCTGCCCGCAGGCACCGGCCTGCGCAGCACCACCCTGATCGACACCGCCGCCGGGGCCCGCGGACTGTACGAGCGCAGCCAGGAGGCCGGCAGCCGGCTGCTGCTCCAGCGGTTCCTGCCCGGCGGCCCCGACACCGACTGGTTCTTCCACGGCTGCTTCACCGGCGGCGGGCGCCCGCTGCTGGCCGGCTCCGGCCGCAAGGAACTGGCCTGGCCGGTGCGCACCGGGCTGACCGCGGTGGGCCGCTGGCTGCCCGACCCCGCGGTGGAGCGGGCCGGGCTGCGGCTCGCCGAGCGCCTCGACTACCGGGGCATCCTCGACCTGGACTTCCGCCGGGACCCGGAGGGCCGGCTGCGGCTGCTCGACTTCAACCCGCGGCCCGGCGCGCAGTTCCGGCTGTTCACCGACGCGGCCGGGCTGGACCTCGTACGGGCCCTGTACATGGACCTGACGGGGCAGCAGGTGCCGGCGCCCGACGGGGGGCCCGGACGGGTCTTCGTCGCGGAGAACTACGCGCTGCTGGCGGCGCTGAGCGCGCCGCGGGCGGTGGCCCGGCGCGGCCGCGGCCGGGTGGAGCCGGCGTGGTTCGCGGCGGACGACCCGCTGCCGTTCCTGAGCATGTCCCGGGCCTTCCTCGGCCGCGGCCTCCACAAGGGGACGGGCCGGGTGTGGGGCGCGCTGCGGGGTTTCCCCGCGCAGAGCCGCCGTACCGCCCGGGCGGTCGTCAAGACGCCCCGGCAGCGGGGCGGGGACGGGGACCTGGCGGCTCCGGCGGCCCCCTCCGACCTCGGCCAGGAGCGCTCCGAGCGGGCCCCGGCCGCCCGGTGACCCGGGCCACCCCCACGCGAAAGGGACGCGCATGAAGGGCATGGACGACCTCGTGGTGATCGGCGCCGGCCCGTACGGGCTGTCGATCGGCGCGCACGCGGCCGCGGCCGGACTGGCCGTGCGGGTGCTGGGCCGCCCCATGGCGTCCTGGCGCGACCACATGCCCGCGGGGATGTTCCTCAAATCGGAACCCTGGTCCTCGAACCTCTCCGATCCGGGCGGGCGGCACACCCTCGCCGCGTACTGCACCGGCCTCGGGGTGCCCGCCGAACACGGGCATCCGCTGCCGATCGGCACCTTCAGCGCCTACGGGCAGTGGTTCGCGCAACACGCCGGGCCCCCGGTGGAGGAACGGACCGTCACCGCGGTCACCCCGCAGGGGAGCGGGTTCCGGATCACCACCGCAGAGGGGGACGTCCTGCTGTCCCGGACGGTGGCGCTGGCCGTCGGGGTGATGCCCTTCGTGCACCTGCCGCGGGTGCTGCGCGGGCTGCCCGAGGGGTACGTCTCGCACAGCAGCGGCCACCGCGACCTCGGCCGGTTCCGGGACCAGGACGTCACCGTGGTGGGCGCCGGGCAGGCCGCCCTGGAGACCGCGGCGCTGCTCGCGGAGCTTGGCGCCCGGCCCCGCCTGGTGGCCCGGGCCGGCCGGCTGCGCTGGAACACGGTGCCGCAGCCGCTGGAGCGGCCGCTGCCGCGCGCGCTGCGCGACCCGCACTCGGGGCTGGGCACCGGCTGGCGCAGCTGGGTGTGGTCCGAGCTGCCCTGGGCGGTACGGCGGCTGCCCGCGGCCACCCGGGAGCGGATCGCGGCGACCGCGCTGGGCCCGGCGGGCGCCTGGTGGCTGCGGGAGCGGTTCGAGGGCCGGGTGCCGGTGCTGCTCGGACACCGGCTGCACACGGCGGTCCCCGACGGCGACCGCATCCGGCTGGGGCTGACCGCCGCCGGGGGCGAGAGCGTCCGGTCGGACACCGGACACGTCATCGCGGCCACCGGCTTCGTCCCCGACCTGGGGCGGCTGCGGCTGCTGGACGCCGGGCTGCGGGACGGGCTGCGCCGGGTGGCCGGCGGCCGGTCGCCGGAGCTGACCGCCGGATTCGAGTGCTCGTACCCGGGTCTGTTCTTCGCCGGGCTGCTCACCGCTCCCTCATTCGGCCCTTCCATGCGATTCGTACACGGTGCGGGCTTCTCGGCGGGGAGACTGGTGAGAGGAGTCCGCCGCCGCCTGGGCGCGGGGGGCCGGCCGCCGGGCTCCGCCGGTGCCGGCGCGGGTCCCGCGGACCTGGGCACCGGGTACCCGAAGTCGTTCACGCGGTGAGAGGGGTCCGTCATGAACCCGGAGCGCTCGCAGGGCCGGGGCTGGGTACGCATTCCGGCGAGCCGTGCGGAGCAGCCCGCCGCGGCGCCGCCGTACGGCCGGCCCGGCCGGCCGGACCACCCGGCGATCTACCTGTCCCTCGTCAAGCACTGGCGGGAGGCCGGCCGGACCCTTCCCGGGCATCCTGACGAGGAGTGGGAGCGGCTGATCTCCCAGCCGTGCTGGCCCGGCCCCTGAGGCACGACCTGGCCGTCGGATCGGAGGTGTCCCATGACCGAGTCACAGCCCGGGATCGGCCCGGGGGACCGGCTCGCCCTGAACCGGATGGGCAGTTTCGTCTGGGATCTGGAGCGCGATGCGCTGGAGCTGGACCCGGGCGGGATGACGGTCTTCGACCTGGCGGAGGGCGAGTTCGACGGCACTCCGGAGGGTCTCGGGCTGCGGGTGCCGGAGGACGACGCCGCGCGGCTGGCCGCCGCCGTGGCCGCCGCGCTGGCGGCGGGCGAGTCGGCGTACGGCTCGTACTTCACGGTGCAGCGGCGCGACGGCGAGGAGCAGTGGACGCACACCCAGGGCCGGATCCTGCGCGCCGCGGACGGCACGGCGGAGCGGATCGTGGGCATCGTCCGGGACGCGACCGCGGAGCTGGCGCACTCGACGCTGCTGCGGAAGCTGGAGTCGGCACGGGCCAAGCAGACCACGATCGTGCAGCGGACCACGGAGGCGCTGTCGCGCGCGGTCACGGTGGACGACGTGACGGCGGCGCTGACCGGGGCGGGGGCACTGGAGCGGCTGGGTGCGGACGGGCTCGCGCTGGGGCTGGTCGAGAACGGCACCATGAAGATCATCGCGCTGAGCGGGGAGTCACTGGAGATCCTCAGCGAGCGGCGGTTCACCCGGCTGGACGGACAGCTGCCGCTGTCCCAGGTGGTGCTGACACGGCAGGCACGTTTCGTCACCTCGCTGTCCGCGCTCGGCCAGGAGTTCCCGCTGATCGGCCCGTACCTCGAGCGGATCCGGTTCGACGCGGCCGCCTACCTGCCGCTGATCGCGCAGGCCAAGGCGATCGGCGGGCTGGTGCTCTTCTACCGGCGGCGCACCGAGTTCAGCCCGGAGGAGCGCAACCTGTGCCTGGGCCTGGCCGGCATCGTCGCCCAGTCGCTCCAGCGGGCCCTGCTCTTCGACCAGGAGCGCGAGTTCGCCACCGGCCTGCAGGCCGCGATGCTGCCGCGCCGGATCCCGGAGATCACCGGCGGTGAGATCGCGGTGCGCTACCACTCGGCGTGGAGCGGGCGGGAGGTCGGCGGGGACTGGTACGACGTGATCTCGCTGCCCCGGGACCGGGTGGGCATCGTGGTCGGCGACGTCCAGGGCCACGACACGCACGCCGCCGCGATCATGGGCCAGCTGCGGATCGCGCTGCGGGCGTACGCGGGGGAGGGGCACCCGCCGTCGACGGTGCTGGCCCGGGCCTCCCGCTTCCTGGCCGAGCTCGACACCGAGCGCTTCGCGACCTGCACGTACGCCCAGGTGGACCTGGAGACGGGCGGGGTGCGGGCGGTCCGCGCCGGACACCTGGGACCGCTGATCCGGCACAACGACGGGCGCACCGGCTGGCCCAACCTGCGCGGCGGGCTGCCGCTCGGGCTGGCCTCGGTGTTCGAGCAGGAGGAGTTCCCCGAGACCCGGCTGGACCTGGTGCCCGGCGAGACGCTGGTGCTGTGCACGGACGGGCTCGTCGAGGAACCCGGCACGGCCATCACGGTCGGCATGGACGCGCTCGCGCACGCGGTGCGCAGCGGCCCGCAGGGGGCGGGAGCGCTGGCCGACCACCTCTCGGACCGGCTGTGGGAGCGCTGGGGTTCCGGGGACGACGTGGCGCTGCTGGTGCTGCGCAGGGCCCCCGACCCGGGCACCCACCGGGCGCCGCGCATCCACCAGTACGTCCACCAGGCCGACCCCGAGGGGCTGTCCGAGGCCCGGTACGCGCTGCGGCAGGCGCTGCGCGACTGGGGCGTGCCGCAGCTCGCCGACGACGTGGAGCTGGCGGCCGGGGAGCTCCTGGTGAACGCGCTGCTGCACACGGACGGCGGAGCGGTGCTCACGATGGAGGTGCTGCCGGAGCCGGTGCGCCGGATCCGGCTGTGGGTCAAGGACCGCTCCAGCGTGTGGCCGCGCCGTCGGACGCCGGGCGAGGCGGCCACCACCGGGCGCGGGCTGCTGCTGGTGGACGCGCTGGCCTCGCACTGGGGCGTGGAGTCGCGCGGCGACGGCAAGGCGGTGTGGTGCGAGTTCGATGCCCCGGTGCCGGAGGGCTGACGCGCGCGGCTGCACGTGGTGTGACCTTGCGGGCACGTCGAGTTGTGGCGGCGCGGGGGTGGGGCGATCATCGGGCTCGAAGGCGTGTGCACGGTGCGGGTGATGCTCGCGGCGGTAGGTGAAGGAAGCGAGGGAGCGGTCATGCGGTGGCTCGCCAAGGCGGCCGGTGCGGCCTCCACCAAGGGGCGCAGGGGGCTGCTGGTGCTGGTGTTGCTGGCTGCGGGGGTGCCGACGCTGGCCGCGTACGTGGCAGGCCGGGCCCTGGACGGGCCCGGCTGCCACTCGGTGGCCTACCTGTCGGTGCTCAGCGTCGCCCCGGAGTGCCGGTAGGCATCCGCCGCCGGCCGCGACGGGGTGGCCGGCGGGTGTCGTCGGGCTCGTGGTGGCGTGGCCCGCGGGTGTCATCGGGCCCCTGGTGGCGTGGCCCCCGGGTGCCT
It contains:
- a CDS encoding NAD(P)-binding domain-containing protein: MDDLVVIGAGPYGLSIGAHAAAAGLAVRVLGRPMASWRDHMPAGMFLKSEPWSSNLSDPGGRHTLAAYCTGLGVPAEHGHPLPIGTFSAYGQWFAQHAGPPVEERTVTAVTPQGSGFRITTAEGDVLLSRTVALAVGVMPFVHLPRVLRGLPEGYVSHSSGHRDLGRFRDQDVTVVGAGQAALETAALLAELGARPRLVARAGRLRWNTVPQPLERPLPRALRDPHSGLGTGWRSWVWSELPWAVRRLPAATRERIAATALGPAGAWWLRERFEGRVPVLLGHRLHTAVPDGDRIRLGLTAAGGESVRSDTGHVIAATGFVPDLGRLRLLDAGLRDGLRRVAGGRSPELTAGFECSYPGLFFAGLLTAPSFGPSMRFVHGAGFSAGRLVRGVRRRLGAGGRPPGSAGAGAGPADLGTGYPKSFTR
- a CDS encoding glycoside hydrolase family 26 protein encodes the protein MSNPRRRLASTCIGTVTAGLLATGVALAAPDDDATGSSDTALGAYLHYGAPGVSRMKELSSWLGGRELRVGHTYLPGDRWSNIEGRSDFLTDWARWRRAKSDRLFVLNVPMQERNEAGVPDYRVAQLIRAGADGEYDRHFKRLAERLVELGVPDTVVVLGWEMNGVTYTHRCGPDPENWKAYWKRIVTTMRSVPGQKFRFDFAPNRGTDAIGWTKCYPGDDVVDIIGMDSYDQAPGRTFDEQVSQPYGLQQHVDFAKAHGKRISFPEWGLFRHGDNPEYMRRMLAWIDRHQPLYHTITDYCPHGVWQCDQNPQSSKVFRDTLFQRPRPEPTPPVPTPPVVPPVPTPPVVVPPVPTPPVVVPPVPTPPVVRPPLPPTPPVTPTPPVTPKPPEPPEPTTPPVNDKEWCLPLDFGDWLSQLIGEQEEVCVSFDWDADDDYWPF
- a CDS encoding GNAT family N-acetyltransferase, with amino-acid sequence MTTCSTGTPSGSRELAVTLCRDPRQFAALEESWNALLRRCPTATPFQSHAWLHSWWLSYGKEGRLRIVLVRRAGVLVGAAALTLVHRPLPLLVPLGGGITDYFDVLVDQAHAAAVVPALAQGLHRVARGAVVDLREVRPGAAVEALAEAWPGTVDTLADSSCAEFPVVPFDELVKRMPSAGAQRTRAKVRKIDALGIEEHQVSEHEVPDTVRTILRLHEKQWRGRGVTPEHLKPRFAEHLTRATRRMVRSGDARLTEFRLAGQVVAATVTLMSPGLSGGYLYGADPELRAKKVDVATMLLRHEAQHAQAEGRGVLSLLRGNEPYKNHWRPETVVNRRFLLARTSHAPLLRLHESQVAGRERAVSVLREAMPAARDWRNRINEWRADGARL
- a CDS encoding lipopolysaccharide biosynthesis protein translates to MAESATPKNESPAAARRGRRGRPRLLPPPAWLVLPTCAALGLGAGVAYGVLKAPEYAATSYVIAVPDDTTEPATALGFSQAYARIATSQATLAYAQPRAGITAQQLRTQVRAETSPESPMIAITGTARKASTAADIANAVADALTLSSNQQSKNTGVQLLLFNQAVAPAAPASPSAPISGAVGLCAGGLIGGLALLARPRRRPEQTDGAVPEPAAYTSLPSPAQGDAAEAAAVAAVKESVR
- a CDS encoding carboxylate--amine ligase; this translates as MHVFATDVPVLLLRLDRNPFHHGTLGAVRSLGRSGVEVHAVVEDEGGPLARSRYLRAIHRGPAGDPAPDALLHCLTGISERIGRPAVLIAMDDLSAITVARIAHRLTGRYLCPGQAPELPLLVADKAELAALCARWDIGHPETVVPSSGREAADAAWRLGLPVVAKWSRPWLLPAGTGLRSTTLIDTAAGARGLYERSQEAGSRLLLQRFLPGGPDTDWFFHGCFTGGGRPLLAGSGRKELAWPVRTGLTAVGRWLPDPAVERAGLRLAERLDYRGILDLDFRRDPEGRLRLLDFNPRPGAQFRLFTDAAGLDLVRALYMDLTGQQVPAPDGGPGRVFVAENYALLAALSAPRAVARRGRGRVEPAWFAADDPLPFLSMSRAFLGRGLHKGTGRVWGALRGFPAQSRRTARAVVKTPRQRGGDGDLAAPAAPSDLGQERSERAPAAR
- a CDS encoding glycosyltransferase is translated as MKALHVITGLGIGGAEQQLRLLLRHLPMQCDVVTLTNPGPVADGLRADGVEVAHLDMRGNRDLRALPRLVSFIRRGRYDLVHTHLYRACVYGRLAARLAGVGTTVATEHSLGEAEIEGRPLTGGVRALYLASERLGAATVAVSDTVAARLHGWGVPAARVHVVPNGIEAVRFRFDPAARAATRARTGLPEDAFVVGGVGRLVPGKRFDVLVRAVAALPGTHLVIAGDGPERAALRRLAAELGAESRIHLLGARDPLGDSADGRTPGIPALLSAMDVFVSPSREEAFGLAVVEALAAGLPVLHVTCPAIDDLPADQAPGARRIGAGTEELVAALRARQEAGARRLPPPPVVRHYDIARSAERLLDVYAHALAPASHPALSTKK
- a CDS encoding polysaccharide deacetylase family protein; this translates as MSADTATPSAPPAHPARAPRTPWVLMYHSVAEFTDPAEDPYGITVTPRTLDAQLVWLRSRGLRGVSVRELRAARAAGRGAGLVGLTFDDGYTDFLGQALPLLRRHEATATLFVLPGRLGEDNVWDPLGPRKPLLTAAGIREVAAAGHEIGSHGLLHQDLTAAPDDVLRQELAGSRERLRELTGTAPEGFCYPYGTIDRRVVDATRAAGYAYACAIVPGRLGGPYAMPRTHISEADGGARLRVKQLRHRVKYLRGAAA
- a CDS encoding SpoIIE family protein phosphatase; its protein translation is MTESQPGIGPGDRLALNRMGSFVWDLERDALELDPGGMTVFDLAEGEFDGTPEGLGLRVPEDDAARLAAAVAAALAAGESAYGSYFTVQRRDGEEQWTHTQGRILRAADGTAERIVGIVRDATAELAHSTLLRKLESARAKQTTIVQRTTEALSRAVTVDDVTAALTGAGALERLGADGLALGLVENGTMKIIALSGESLEILSERRFTRLDGQLPLSQVVLTRQARFVTSLSALGQEFPLIGPYLERIRFDAAAYLPLIAQAKAIGGLVLFYRRRTEFSPEERNLCLGLAGIVAQSLQRALLFDQEREFATGLQAAMLPRRIPEITGGEIAVRYHSAWSGREVGGDWYDVISLPRDRVGIVVGDVQGHDTHAAAIMGQLRIALRAYAGEGHPPSTVLARASRFLAELDTERFATCTYAQVDLETGGVRAVRAGHLGPLIRHNDGRTGWPNLRGGLPLGLASVFEQEEFPETRLDLVPGETLVLCTDGLVEEPGTAITVGMDALAHAVRSGPQGAGALADHLSDRLWERWGSGDDVALLVLRRAPDPGTHRAPRIHQYVHQADPEGLSEARYALRQALRDWGVPQLADDVELAAGELLVNALLHTDGGAVLTMEVLPEPVRRIRLWVKDRSSVWPRRRTPGEAATTGRGLLLVDALASHWGVESRGDGKAVWCEFDAPVPEG